A stretch of Rhizobium sp. TH2 DNA encodes these proteins:
- a CDS encoding amidohydrolase, translating to MPSVIDSHFHIWRRDDLPWLNGPMVPRIFGPYEPIRRDYPIAEYLGELDGLDITKAVYVQTNWAKTDFEKEVAWVSDTAKETGWPHAIVGYADMTLEDVRPQLDRLKAYPLVRGVRMQLHWHDVPEYRFAPNPEQVLDPAVRRNVSRLNDYDYSFDLQLFPAQMRAGAELVAENPKTDFILTHCGMLTDDRPETVASWKEGLAHFATLPNLSAKLSGLGTFGHRNDPALIALVIDGGVEILGSDRLMFGSNFPIEKLWTTYASVLAAHKAAVEKHGPKALTDVFHDTANRVYRPA from the coding sequence ATGCCTTCAGTCATTGACTCCCACTTCCACATCTGGCGCCGCGACGATCTTCCCTGGCTGAACGGGCCAATGGTGCCGCGCATCTTCGGACCCTATGAACCGATCCGCCGAGACTACCCGATCGCGGAATATCTGGGCGAACTCGACGGGCTCGATATCACCAAGGCGGTCTATGTGCAGACCAATTGGGCCAAGACCGATTTCGAGAAGGAGGTCGCCTGGGTCAGCGACACCGCCAAGGAAACCGGGTGGCCACATGCCATCGTCGGCTATGCCGATATGACGCTGGAAGACGTGCGCCCTCAGCTTGATCGTCTCAAAGCCTATCCGCTGGTGCGCGGCGTGCGGATGCAGCTTCATTGGCACGACGTGCCGGAATACCGCTTCGCGCCGAACCCCGAACAGGTGCTCGATCCGGCCGTCCGCCGCAATGTTTCGCGCCTCAACGATTACGACTATTCCTTCGACCTGCAACTCTTTCCTGCGCAGATGCGCGCAGGCGCCGAACTTGTCGCCGAAAACCCGAAGACTGATTTCATCCTCACCCATTGCGGCATGCTGACCGATGACCGTCCCGAGACGGTAGCGTCGTGGAAAGAGGGCCTGGCTCATTTTGCCACCCTGCCGAACCTCTCCGCGAAGCTTTCAGGCCTCGGCACGTTCGGCCATCGCAACGATCCGGCGCTGATTGCGCTTGTCATCGATGGCGGCGTGGAGATTCTCGGAAGCGACCGGCTGATGTTCGGCTCGAACTTTCCGATCGAGAAGCTTTGGACGACCTATGCTTCCGTTCTCGCGGCGCACAAGGCCGCCGTCGAAAAGCACGGTCCAAAGGCGTTGACGGACGTTTTCCACGACACTGCAAACCGGGTCTATCGGCCGGCCTGA
- a CDS encoding J domain-containing protein yields MIDPYDTLGVSRDADDVAIKAAYRRLAKSAHPDSGGDADAFVLARKAQDLLLDPLRRKVFDATGYDPELADPRDLQGLMVIEKLVNDIVLDEREPGTFDPLERMRATLLNDIRKARFHAAEMEGHGARVGRHLDRIATRPATDILGYMLKARIEAITKAVLEARKQIEATERALEMLEDYSYEMDEAGKNERRPVVTLTR; encoded by the coding sequence ATGATTGATCCCTACGACACACTGGGCGTGAGCCGCGATGCGGATGATGTGGCGATCAAGGCCGCCTACCGGCGCCTTGCAAAATCCGCCCATCCCGACTCAGGTGGCGACGCGGATGCCTTCGTGCTGGCCCGGAAGGCGCAGGACCTGTTGCTCGATCCGCTCCGCCGCAAGGTCTTCGATGCTACCGGCTACGATCCCGAACTCGCCGATCCCCGCGATCTCCAGGGCCTGATGGTGATCGAGAAACTGGTCAACGACATCGTGCTCGATGAGCGCGAGCCCGGCACTTTCGATCCGCTTGAGCGGATGCGCGCAACGCTTCTGAACGATATCCGCAAGGCGCGCTTCCATGCCGCCGAGATGGAAGGCCACGGTGCCCGCGTCGGCCGGCATCTCGACAGGATCGCGACGCGGCCGGCGACCGATATTCTCGGCTACATGCTGAAGGCGCGGATCGAGGCGATCACCAAGGCCGTGCTGGAAGCCAGGAAGCAGATCGAGGCAACCGAACGGGCGCTCGAAATGCTGGAAGACTATAGTTATGAAATGGACGAGGCCGGAAAAAACGAGCGCCGTCCGGTAGTGACACTGACCCGATAA
- a CDS encoding amidohydrolase family protein translates to MFDLIIRDANLPDGRTGMDIGISGGKIDAIEKSIAADAGEEISATGRLVTPPFVDPHFHMDATLSLGLPRMNVSGTLLEGIALWGELRPIVTKEELVERALRYCDLAVTQGLLFIRSHVDTSDPKLVTVEAMIEVRERVKPYIDLQLVAFPQDGYYRAADGIASLNRALDMGVDIVGGIPHFERTMDEGAASVEALCRIAADRGLPVDMHCDETDDPMSRHIETLAADTIRFGLQGRVAGSHLTSMHSMDNYYVSKLIPLMVEARINVIPNPLINIMLQGRHDTYPKRRGMTRVRELMDAGLNVSFGHDCVMDPWYSMGSGDMLEVGHMAIHVAQMAGIEDKKKIFDALTVNSAKTMGLEGYGLEKGCNADLVILQASDVIEALRLKPTRLAVVKGGKVIARSAPRIGELFLDGRPKSIDGGLDYIPIKA, encoded by the coding sequence ATGTTCGACCTGATCATTCGCGACGCAAACCTTCCCGATGGCCGGACGGGCATGGATATCGGCATATCAGGCGGCAAGATCGATGCAATCGAGAAGTCCATCGCAGCCGACGCAGGCGAGGAAATCAGCGCCACTGGCCGGCTTGTTACGCCGCCGTTCGTCGATCCTCATTTCCATATGGACGCGACGCTGTCGCTCGGCCTGCCGCGGATGAATGTCTCGGGCACGCTGCTCGAAGGCATCGCGCTCTGGGGCGAACTCCGGCCGATCGTGACGAAGGAGGAACTGGTCGAGCGCGCGCTGCGCTATTGCGATCTGGCGGTCACCCAAGGCCTGCTCTTTATCCGAAGCCATGTCGATACGTCCGATCCGAAGCTCGTCACGGTCGAAGCGATGATCGAAGTGCGCGAGCGGGTGAAGCCATATATCGACCTGCAACTCGTGGCCTTCCCGCAGGACGGCTATTATCGCGCTGCGGACGGCATCGCGTCCCTTAACCGCGCGCTCGACATGGGCGTCGATATCGTCGGCGGCATTCCGCATTTCGAGCGCACGATGGATGAGGGCGCTGCCTCGGTCGAGGCTCTCTGCCGCATTGCCGCCGATCGGGGCCTGCCGGTCGACATGCATTGCGACGAGACCGACGATCCGATGTCCCGCCACATCGAGACGCTCGCCGCCGATACCATTCGCTTCGGGCTGCAGGGCCGGGTGGCCGGCTCGCATCTCACCTCGATGCACTCGATGGACAATTATTACGTCTCCAAGCTCATCCCGCTCATGGTTGAGGCCAGGATCAATGTGATCCCCAATCCGCTGATCAACATCATGCTGCAGGGCCGGCACGACACCTATCCCAAGCGGCGCGGCATGACGCGGGTGCGTGAACTGATGGACGCCGGGCTCAATGTGTCCTTCGGGCATGATTGCGTCATGGATCCCTGGTATTCGATGGGCTCCGGCGATATGCTCGAGGTCGGCCACATGGCGATCCATGTCGCGCAGATGGCCGGCATCGAGGACAAGAAGAAGATTTTCGACGCGCTGACGGTCAATTCCGCCAAGACCATGGGCCTTGAAGGCTATGGCCTGGAAAAGGGCTGCAATGCCGATCTGGTCATCCTTCAGGCGTCGGATGTGATCGAGGCGCTGAGACTGAAGCCGACCCGGCTGGCGGTCGTCAAGGGCGGCAAGGTCATCGCCAGATCCGCGCCGCGCATCGGCGAACTCTTCCTCGACGGCCGGCCAAAAAGCATTGACGGCGGGCTTGATTACATCCCGATCAAGGCCTGA
- a CDS encoding ABC transporter permease, with protein sequence MSVLFDILASAGLWAAILRIATPLIFGTLGALLCERAGVLNLGIEGIMTFGAMIGWLSVYHGADLWTGLLVAAIAGGIFGVLHSVLTVTLGLSQHVAGLGVTLFASSFSYYVFRLIVPVAGTPPTIVPFQPIDVPFLSSLPFLGPALFTQTAPTYLAIVVALILAYVIFRTPVGLAIRMTGENPHAAEAQGVNPMKVRYGAVIVGSALMAVGGAFLTLSAFNSFFPTMVQGRGWICIALVVFASWRPGRALFGALLFAFFDAFQLRLQTAVEGVPYQIFLMTPYILSIAALAVMARRARVPQALMQPYRRGER encoded by the coding sequence ATGAGCGTGTTGTTCGACATTCTCGCTTCCGCCGGGCTCTGGGCCGCGATCCTCAGGATCGCAACGCCGCTGATCTTCGGCACGCTCGGCGCATTGCTCTGCGAACGCGCCGGCGTCCTCAATCTCGGCATCGAGGGCATCATGACCTTTGGCGCGATGATCGGCTGGCTCTCGGTCTATCATGGCGCCGATCTCTGGACGGGACTGCTGGTCGCGGCGATTGCCGGCGGGATTTTCGGCGTGCTTCATTCGGTGCTGACTGTCACGCTCGGCCTTTCCCAGCACGTGGCGGGACTGGGCGTGACGCTGTTTGCCTCAAGCTTCAGTTATTATGTCTTCCGCCTGATCGTGCCGGTCGCGGGTACGCCGCCGACGATCGTGCCGTTCCAGCCGATCGATGTTCCGTTCCTGTCATCGCTACCGTTTCTTGGCCCCGCGCTCTTCACCCAGACCGCGCCGACCTATCTGGCGATCGTGGTGGCGCTGATCCTCGCATATGTTATCTTCCGCACGCCTGTTGGCCTGGCAATCCGCATGACCGGCGAGAACCCGCATGCGGCCGAAGCACAGGGCGTCAACCCCATGAAAGTGCGCTATGGCGCGGTGATCGTCGGAAGCGCGCTGATGGCTGTGGGTGGAGCATTCCTCACGCTCTCGGCCTTCAACAGCTTCTTCCCCACCATGGTGCAGGGGCGTGGCTGGATCTGCATCGCGCTCGTCGTCTTCGCATCCTGGCGGCCGGGCAGGGCGCTGTTTGGCGCGCTGCTCTTCGCCTTCTTCGATGCGTTCCAGCTTCGCCTGCAAACAGCTGTTGAAGGCGTGCCCTACCAGATATTCCTGATGACGCCCTACATCCTGTCCATTGCAGCACTCGCCGTCATGGCGCGGCGTGCCCGCGTACCACAGGCGTTGATGCAGCCCTACCGGCGCGGCGAGAGATAA
- a CDS encoding ABC transporter permease codes for MRLERREQRPLWLMIGAPVLAIIAALALSGILIAIAGAPVFEAYRRILIGAFGSRLSATETLTRATPLMLTGLAAAVAFRARLWNIGAEGQFYLGAIAVAAFGSKLLAGLPAPILIPLLLVIGAMAGMVLILIPLWLRLRFSVDEVVTSLLMNFIAVLFVSMLIDGVLKDPLAFGWPQSQPVADHAMLPKLIARSRLHIGLAIAVVLAVIVYLIQSRTVFGMQSRAAGLNPQGAVFAGVPLGRTLVKVACLSGGLAGLAGAIEVMGVKGYVTTDLSPGFGYAGIVVAMLANLNPIGVVFAALFTAIMFVGADGMSRSLGIPTYIADVTVALSLLTMLVALFFTQYRIRR; via the coding sequence ATGCGCCTTGAACGTCGCGAGCAGCGTCCGCTCTGGCTGATGATCGGCGCTCCGGTCCTCGCCATAATTGCCGCTCTCGCACTGTCCGGCATATTGATCGCCATCGCCGGCGCGCCGGTTTTCGAAGCCTATCGGCGCATCCTGATCGGCGCCTTCGGCTCGCGGCTGTCGGCCACCGAAACGTTGACGCGGGCGACGCCGCTGATGTTGACCGGCCTTGCGGCGGCCGTGGCTTTCCGGGCGCGGCTGTGGAATATCGGCGCCGAGGGCCAATTCTATTTGGGGGCGATCGCGGTCGCCGCCTTCGGCTCCAAGCTTCTCGCGGGTCTGCCCGCGCCGATCTTGATCCCGCTGCTTCTGGTGATCGGGGCGATGGCCGGCATGGTGCTGATCCTGATCCCGCTCTGGCTGCGCCTGCGCTTTTCGGTCGATGAGGTCGTGACCAGCCTGCTGATGAATTTCATCGCGGTGCTTTTCGTCTCGATGCTGATCGATGGCGTGCTGAAGGACCCGCTGGCCTTCGGCTGGCCACAATCGCAACCGGTGGCCGATCACGCGATGCTGCCGAAGCTGATCGCGCGATCGCGGCTGCATATCGGGCTCGCCATCGCCGTGGTGCTCGCCGTGATCGTCTATCTCATCCAGTCACGCACGGTCTTCGGCATGCAGTCGCGCGCCGCGGGGCTCAATCCGCAAGGTGCCGTGTTTGCGGGCGTGCCGCTCGGCAGGACGCTGGTCAAGGTTGCCTGCCTGTCGGGCGGACTTGCCGGTCTCGCTGGTGCCATCGAGGTCATGGGCGTCAAGGGCTATGTCACGACCGATCTTTCGCCCGGCTTCGGCTATGCCGGCATCGTCGTCGCCATGCTCGCCAATCTCAACCCGATCGGCGTGGTGTTTGCGGCACTTTTCACGGCCATCATGTTCGTCGGAGCCGATGGCATGAGCCGCAGCCTCGGCATTCCCACCTATATCGCCGACGTCACCGTGGCGCTGTCGCTGCTGACCATGCTGGTGGCGCTGTTCTTCACCCAATACAGGATCCGCCGATGA
- a CDS encoding ABC transporter ATP-binding protein — protein MSTPVLEISGVSKRFGDNLANNDISMSLAKGEIVALLGENGAGKTTLMSILFGHYVPDAGRVLVDGEELPPGRPRAAIGAGVGMVHQHFSLAPNLTVLENVMTGTEKLWKLGSGTAAARRKLTGIAERFGLKVDPDARLGDLSVGEQQRVEILKALYNDARILILDEPTAVLTNIEAERLFATLKEMARQGLSLIFISHKLHEVMAAADRIVVLRGGKVVAERKAAETSKAELAELMVGHRVTRPVREPSTPGAVVLEAADVCLRIDGVERLKNVSFQLREGEVLGIIGISGNGQAPLAQLLSGTLARSSGDLMLYGHPIGNLGVAEVVEAGIGRIPEDRNGEGAIGEMAIWENVVLERLAAYSKNGLVDRRAGMAFARDIIDQFDVRGGNPASRTRLLSGGNMQKLILGRNLSQRPRILIAAQPARGLDEGAVAAVHARILEARRQGTAVLLISEDLDEVISLADRIQAIVGGRLSPPVDAEHADARRLGLMMSGDWSHATEAAHAP, from the coding sequence ATGAGCACACCGGTTCTCGAGATTTCAGGCGTCAGCAAGCGGTTCGGCGACAATCTCGCCAACAACGATATTTCCATGTCGCTTGCCAAGGGTGAGATCGTTGCGTTGCTCGGCGAAAACGGTGCCGGCAAGACGACGCTGATGAGCATCCTGTTCGGCCATTACGTGCCGGATGCAGGGCGTGTCCTGGTCGATGGCGAGGAACTGCCGCCGGGCCGGCCGCGCGCCGCTATCGGCGCTGGCGTCGGGATGGTTCACCAGCATTTCTCGCTGGCGCCCAATCTCACCGTGCTCGAGAATGTGATGACCGGCACGGAGAAGCTCTGGAAGCTGGGATCCGGCACGGCGGCAGCGCGGAGGAAGCTCACCGGCATTGCCGAACGCTTCGGCCTCAAGGTTGATCCCGATGCGCGGCTCGGCGACCTCTCGGTCGGCGAACAGCAGCGGGTCGAAATCCTGAAAGCGCTCTACAACGATGCCCGCATCCTGATCCTCGATGAGCCGACGGCGGTGCTGACCAATATCGAAGCGGAGCGCCTGTTTGCAACGCTCAAGGAGATGGCGCGGCAGGGTCTGTCGCTGATCTTCATCTCCCACAAGCTCCATGAAGTCATGGCCGCTGCCGATCGCATCGTCGTGCTGCGCGGCGGAAAAGTGGTAGCCGAGCGCAAGGCAGCCGAGACCAGCAAGGCCGAGCTTGCCGAACTGATGGTTGGGCATCGTGTAACCCGCCCCGTGCGTGAGCCTTCCACGCCCGGTGCCGTGGTGCTCGAAGCGGCCGATGTCTGCCTGCGCATCGACGGCGTCGAGCGGTTGAAGAATGTCAGCTTCCAGCTTCGCGAGGGCGAAGTGCTGGGTATCATCGGCATTTCGGGAAATGGCCAGGCTCCGCTCGCGCAATTGTTGTCGGGCACACTGGCGCGAAGTTCGGGTGACTTGATGCTCTACGGACATCCGATCGGCAATCTCGGCGTGGCGGAGGTCGTGGAGGCCGGTATCGGCCGCATTCCCGAGGATCGCAACGGCGAGGGCGCGATCGGCGAAATGGCGATCTGGGAGAATGTCGTGCTCGAACGGCTTGCCGCCTATTCCAAGAACGGGTTGGTGGATCGAAGAGCGGGCATGGCCTTCGCGAGAGACATCATCGATCAATTTGATGTGCGCGGCGGCAATCCCGCCAGCCGTACGCGTCTGCTCTCGGGCGGCAATATGCAGAAGCTGATCCTTGGCCGCAATCTGTCGCAGCGTCCGCGCATCCTGATCGCGGCCCAACCGGCGCGCGGGCTGGATGAGGGCGCCGTCGCGGCGGTCCATGCGCGCATTCTCGAAGCGCGACGGCAGGGCACCGCCGTGCTGCTGATCTCGGAGGATCTCGACGAGGTCATTTCGCTCGCCGACCGCATCCAGGCGATTGTTGGTGGCAGGCTGTCGCCGCCGGTCGATGCCGAACATGCCGATGCCCGCAGGCTGGGCCTGATGATGTCGGGCGACTGGAGCCATGCGACGGAGGCCGCCCATGCGCCTTGA
- a CDS encoding amidase — MIQDATALARAIRRGTSSAADAMQASLDAAALHEALGAIAHLDSGMGMAAARAMDDERRAAPGRFANRVFGGVPTLAKDLGGPFTGLPVTAGSRLFKRTGGEADSDLASRFRDAGFCLFGLTTSPEFGLSLASEPAIGPICRNPLDPTLTAGGSSGGAAAAVGAGIVSIAHATDAGGSIRVPAACCGLVGLKPSRGAMPAGPSFGNHLGGIASELAVTRSVRDTAAIFDALSGQVRGPFADVALMPPNGRKLRIGVLAEAGAAYPTSSERSGAVEAAAKSLEAGGHSLVSLAWTNFEPMISASGKVFGDIVSVNLAALVDSLGLDIVRAETLTRAFVMRGRDMIGTSLWDALNAGVLVSRDLWQLFDRVDVILTPMLSSPPLPIGSFPSDHGDVDLHLERMTAFAPLASLANISGFPAITLPFESDADGLPLPIQIMAPMSQEPLLLALAERLESEGRWQHRFPVAGLAA, encoded by the coding sequence ATGATCCAAGATGCCACTGCGCTTGCCAGGGCGATCAGAAGGGGAACCTCAAGCGCAGCCGATGCGATGCAGGCGTCCCTCGATGCCGCTGCCCTGCATGAAGCCCTGGGTGCGATTGCCCATCTCGACTCCGGGATGGGCATGGCTGCCGCGCGGGCAATGGATGATGAACGCAGAGCCGCTCCCGGTCGTTTTGCCAACCGCGTCTTCGGCGGCGTGCCCACGTTGGCCAAGGATCTCGGCGGGCCGTTTACGGGTCTGCCGGTTACGGCGGGATCACGGTTGTTCAAACGGACAGGCGGCGAGGCGGATTCCGATCTGGCGAGCCGCTTTCGGGATGCCGGCTTTTGCCTGTTCGGGTTGACCACGAGCCCCGAATTCGGCCTGTCGCTGGCGAGCGAGCCGGCAATCGGTCCGATCTGCCGCAACCCGCTTGATCCCACGTTGACGGCGGGCGGCTCCTCTGGCGGTGCGGCGGCGGCCGTCGGAGCAGGTATCGTCTCAATCGCACACGCAACGGATGCCGGCGGATCGATCCGCGTGCCTGCGGCTTGCTGCGGGCTGGTAGGTCTCAAGCCCAGCCGTGGCGCGATGCCCGCGGGGCCATCCTTCGGCAATCATCTCGGCGGCATCGCCAGCGAATTGGCAGTGACCCGATCGGTGCGCGATACGGCTGCCATTTTCGACGCTCTGAGCGGACAGGTGCGTGGGCCGTTTGCCGATGTTGCGCTGATGCCTCCCAACGGTCGGAAGCTGAGGATCGGGGTCCTCGCCGAGGCTGGCGCGGCCTATCCGACATCGAGCGAGCGGAGCGGTGCCGTGGAAGCCGCAGCAAAGAGCCTCGAAGCCGGCGGCCACAGTTTGGTGTCCCTGGCATGGACCAATTTCGAACCCATGATATCGGCTAGCGGCAAAGTCTTCGGCGACATTGTTTCGGTCAATCTCGCGGCCTTGGTGGATTCGCTCGGGCTCGATATAGTCCGGGCGGAGACTCTCACGCGGGCTTTCGTGATGCGCGGACGTGATATGATCGGCACATCGCTCTGGGACGCGCTGAACGCGGGCGTGCTGGTCAGCCGCGACCTCTGGCAGCTCTTCGATCGCGTCGATGTGATTCTGACGCCCATGCTGTCCTCGCCGCCGCTGCCGATAGGTTCATTCCCATCCGACCACGGAGATGTAGACCTTCATCTCGAACGCATGACGGCTTTTGCGCCGCTCGCGTCGCTTGCCAACATTTCTGGGTTTCCGGCGATCACGTTGCCCTTTGAATCGGATGCCGACGGCCTGCCGTTGCCGATCCAGATCATGGCGCCGATGAGCCAGGAGCCGCTGCTTCTCGCGCTTGCCGAAAGGCTGGAGTCGGAAGGGCGCTGGCAGCACAGGTTTCCAGTTGCGGGGTTGGCTGCATGA
- a CDS encoding BMP family protein, with product MTNEIMISRRAVIASGIALGVSTLAPFARAATPLKVAGIHASPVENAWNSCLHAALQDAAKEGVIEYVFSEGVSGTDYPRAMREYAEQGNKLIIGESYAVEKEARQVAADYPDTSFVLGSSGNEEGSNFGVFGTWNHDGAYLAGMLAGKMTKSNVVGSVGAIPIPEVNMLINAFAEGVKAVNPDAKHLVAFIGTFFDPPKAREAGLAQIDAGADILFGERIGTADAAKERGIKSVGSLIDYSPRYPDTVFANALWGFRPILNAAIADAQAGKPVGKNYTPFGLMKEGGSDIAYVKGVAPADAEAAMEAKRAEIKAGTFEVPRNMEEPK from the coding sequence ATGACCAATGAAATCATGATTTCACGCCGTGCGGTCATCGCTTCGGGCATCGCGCTCGGGGTCAGTACGCTCGCTCCGTTCGCGCGGGCGGCGACGCCGCTCAAGGTGGCTGGCATCCATGCCTCGCCGGTCGAAAATGCCTGGAATTCCTGTCTTCATGCGGCACTTCAGGATGCGGCCAAGGAAGGCGTGATCGAGTATGTCTTCTCCGAGGGCGTTTCCGGCACCGACTATCCGCGTGCCATGCGCGAATATGCCGAGCAAGGCAACAAGCTGATCATCGGCGAGTCCTATGCGGTGGAAAAGGAAGCGCGCCAAGTGGCGGCGGATTATCCCGACACATCCTTCGTGTTGGGTTCCAGCGGCAACGAGGAAGGCTCGAACTTCGGTGTCTTCGGCACCTGGAACCATGATGGCGCCTATCTCGCCGGCATGCTCGCGGGCAAGATGACCAAATCGAACGTGGTGGGTTCGGTCGGTGCGATCCCGATCCCCGAGGTCAACATGTTGATCAACGCCTTCGCCGAGGGTGTGAAGGCAGTCAACCCGGATGCCAAGCACCTCGTCGCCTTCATCGGTACGTTCTTCGATCCGCCCAAGGCGCGCGAAGCGGGTCTTGCCCAGATCGATGCCGGCGCCGACATCCTGTTCGGCGAGCGTATCGGCACGGCGGACGCCGCAAAGGAACGCGGCATCAAGTCGGTCGGTTCGCTGATCGATTATTCGCCGCGTTACCCCGACACCGTTTTCGCCAACGCCCTCTGGGGTTTCCGCCCGATCCTGAACGCGGCCATCGCCGATGCGCAGGCCGGCAAGCCGGTCGGCAAGAATTACACGCCCTTCGGTCTGATGAAGGAAGGCGGCAGCGACATCGCTTACGTCAAGGGCGTGGCACCGGCAGATGCAGAAGCCGCGATGGAAGCCAAGCGCGCCGAAATCAAGGCCGGTACATTCGAGGTTCCCAGGAACATGGAAGAGCCGAAGTAA